TCCAGCTCGGCCCGCCGTTCGAGGGCCGTGAGGTAACGCTCGGTCAGGCGGGGCGCCTGCACCTCCTCCAGCCAGCGGGAGGCCACACCCTCGAACGGCCGGCCCCGCCACAGCGCCAGGGCCTCCTGGATCAGGGGGCGTTCGCGGGGCGAGCCGCGCTCGGCGGACGCGCGGTGCAGGGTGCGCTCGAAGCGCAGGGCGTCCACGTCGCCGGGGTCGGCGCGCAGCAGCAGGCCGTCCTGGCGGGTCTCGATGCGCTCGCGGCCGAGCGCGTCGCGCAGCCGGGCGGCGTAGATCTGCAGGCTGCGGCGGCTGCTGCGGGGCTGCGCGTCCGACCACACCGCCTCGGACAGCCGCTGCATGGACACGGGGGCCGGGGCCGACAGGGCCAGCACGGCCAGCAGCGTCCTGAGCCTGCCGGTAGTCAGCGGCACCGGCCGGCCGTCCACCGCGACCTCCATCAGGCCGAGCACCCCCACCGTCAGCCCGGCGGCGGTCCGCTCGCGCATCGTGGTCACCTCTCCTCCTCCCCGTGCCGCGCACCGGGGGGTGCGCGGGCATGCCCAGCATCGGTGCCGGGCCCGGCGGGGTGATCGAGCCGGCGGGCGGCCCGTCCGTTCCTCTGGGGATCCTGTCCGTACGGCTCGGGTGGGGCCGTACCGTGGACCCATGGTGGAGCCGCTGATCGTCATGGTCGCCTATGACGGCATCGAGCTCGTGGACGTCGCGTCCGTGACGTCGGGGTTCGACTACGCCAACCGGCTGGGGGCGAGCCCGGCGTACGAGGTGAGGCTGGTGACCCCGCTCGGGCGCCCGGTGCGCTGCGACTCAGGGCTGGAGCTGCGCGGGCAGGGCCGCATCGAGGAGGTGGACGGCCCGATCGACACGCTGGTCGTCTCGGGCGGGCAGGGGCACGAGGCCGCCGCGGCCAACCCCCGGCTGGTCGGCCAGGTCATGCGGCTGGCCGGGCTGGCGCGGCGGGTGGCGTCGGTGTGCACCGGGGCGAGCGTGCTGGCCGCCGCCGGGCTGCTCGACAACCGCAGGGCCACCACGCACTGGTACGAGGCCGCCCGCTTCGCCGCGCGGTACCCGAAGGTGAACGTCGACCCGGCGCCCATCTTCGTCAGGGACGGCGAGATCTCCACCTCGGGCGGGGTCACGGCGGCCCTCGACCTCACCCTGTCCTTCATCGAGGAGGACCACGGGCCCGAGATCGCCCGCCGGGTGGCCATGGGCATGGTCACCTACCTGCAGCGGCCAGGCGGGCAGACGCAGCTCAGCCTGTTCACCAACCTCCCGCGCTCCGACCAGGCCCTGGTGCGGCGGGTCATCGACCACGTGATCAGCCATCTGGACGAGGATCTCGGCGTCGCCCGGCTGGCCGCGCTCGCCGGGGTGAGCGAGCGGCACCTGAGCAGGTTGTTCGTCGCGCACGTCGGCAAGACCCCGTCGCGGCTGGTCCGCGACATGCGTCTGGAGGTGGCCTCGCTCCTGCTGACCAGGACGAGCGAGCCGCTGGCGGCCATCGCGCGGCGCTGCGGCTTCGCCTCCGCCGAGACCTTCCGCCAGGCGTTCGTGGCCTGGGCGGGCGTCCCGCCGTCGCAGTTCCGCGCGGCCGGAGATTGAGCAACTCGCGTTGACTAATTCCGAAATAGT
The nucleotide sequence above comes from Nonomuraea gerenzanensis. Encoded proteins:
- a CDS encoding AfsR/SARP family transcriptional regulator; translation: MRERTAAGLTVGVLGLMEVAVDGRPVPLTTGRLRTLLAVLALSAPAPVSMQRLSEAVWSDAQPRSSRRSLQIYAARLRDALGRERIETRQDGLLLRADPGDVDALRFERTLHRASAERGSPRERPLIQEALALWRGRPFEGVASRWLEEVQAPRLTERYLTALERRAELDILAGRADDTVPELAEWVTRHPLRESLCLRLLVALDRCGRQAEALRWYGRIRAAITRELGVEPNRELRRAHADLLAGRPLGAAVPSQAQGRWGHRHGQYGLNRSNLFGSPSR
- a CDS encoding GlxA family transcriptional regulator: MVEPLIVMVAYDGIELVDVASVTSGFDYANRLGASPAYEVRLVTPLGRPVRCDSGLELRGQGRIEEVDGPIDTLVVSGGQGHEAAAANPRLVGQVMRLAGLARRVASVCTGASVLAAAGLLDNRRATTHWYEAARFAARYPKVNVDPAPIFVRDGEISTSGGVTAALDLTLSFIEEDHGPEIARRVAMGMVTYLQRPGGQTQLSLFTNLPRSDQALVRRVIDHVISHLDEDLGVARLAALAGVSERHLSRLFVAHVGKTPSRLVRDMRLEVASLLLTRTSEPLAAIARRCGFASAETFRQAFVAWAGVPPSQFRAAGD